Proteins from a genomic interval of Mesobacillus sp. S13:
- a CDS encoding M48 family metallopeptidase — MARKMGFYGVVAYVLYGFAVYWYLFYFADSNLPFEFEGSRADPATFLNGRELMLSEEYSKIRNLLFFLSTPFEWLLYFLILLLGLSKAFKKWGEETAKNKYGQKAIYVIWLSFFAYIATFPLSYISYTLSKTYNISTQSFASWMKDELIDFWINYAMMFVIVIVLYWLMNKFKRFWWLFAWMLSVPFTLFIMFLQPVVIDPLYNDFSPLKNKELESKILEIAGEANIPADHVFEVDMADKTNALNAYVTAIGSNSRIVLWDTTLNRLNDDQILFIMAHEMAHYVEKHLYIGIAGYLVLSLFGLYFVARLMNWAIKRWGREFKLEHPGDLRSFPLFLMFLSMIMFASSPVSNLVSRYQETRADRYAIEMTDNTDAAITAFQELTKAGLSQVNPPWLVKVFRYGHPTMLERISRLEDYEVKKRNEQEDEY, encoded by the coding sequence ATGGCGAGAAAGATGGGTTTTTACGGTGTGGTCGCCTATGTGCTCTATGGTTTCGCGGTATACTGGTATTTATTTTACTTTGCAGATAGCAATCTTCCATTTGAGTTTGAGGGTTCGAGAGCTGACCCAGCCACATTCTTGAACGGAAGAGAGTTAATGCTGAGCGAGGAATACTCGAAAATCAGGAACTTATTGTTCTTTCTGTCCACACCCTTCGAGTGGCTGTTATACTTTCTGATTTTGCTGCTCGGGCTTTCAAAAGCTTTTAAGAAATGGGGAGAAGAGACGGCGAAGAATAAGTATGGCCAGAAGGCGATTTATGTGATTTGGCTTTCATTCTTTGCTTATATTGCGACTTTCCCGCTAAGTTACATTAGTTACACGCTATCGAAGACATATAATATCTCCACTCAGTCTTTTGCTTCCTGGATGAAGGATGAATTGATTGATTTCTGGATCAATTATGCCATGATGTTCGTGATTGTCATCGTCCTATACTGGCTGATGAACAAGTTCAAGAGATTCTGGTGGCTGTTTGCCTGGATGCTATCCGTTCCTTTCACTTTGTTCATCATGTTCCTGCAGCCGGTAGTGATTGATCCGCTGTACAATGATTTTTCTCCGCTGAAAAATAAAGAGCTGGAGTCTAAAATCCTGGAAATTGCGGGGGAGGCCAATATTCCGGCTGACCATGTATTTGAAGTGGATATGGCTGATAAAACTAATGCCCTGAATGCCTATGTGACGGCAATTGGGTCCAATTCAAGGATCGTTCTCTGGGATACGACATTGAACAGATTGAACGATGACCAAATTTTGTTCATAATGGCACATGAAATGGCCCATTATGTGGAGAAACATTTATATATCGGAATTGCCGGCTACTTGGTCCTTTCTTTATTCGGCCTGTACTTCGTTGCAAGACTGATGAATTGGGCAATCAAGCGATGGGGAAGGGAATTCAAGCTGGAGCATCCGGGCGACTTACGGTCGTTCCCGCTATTCCTAATGTTCCTCTCGATGATCATGTTTGCCTCAAGCCCGGTTTCGAATCTTGTATCCCGCTACCAGGAAACAAGGGCGGACCGGTATGCGATCGAAATGACGGACAATACTGATGCAGCGATAACTGCCTTCCAGGAACTGACGAAGGCAGGACTGAGCCAGGTCAATCCCCCATGGCTGGTAAAAGTTTTCCGCTACGGACATCCAACCATGCTGGAACGGATTTCCAGACTTGAAGATTATGAAGTGAAGAAGAGAAATGAACAGGAAGATGAATATTAA
- a CDS encoding IDEAL domain-containing protein — MKEKSYSETMKASVMKRIKAKESFVLDLYVDMLISEIQLNTKKEKLMTKIDKAIDERDKILFLTLTEELKDLNKQFGT, encoded by the coding sequence GTGAAAGAAAAATCGTATTCTGAAACCATGAAGGCCAGCGTGATGAAACGCATTAAAGCCAAGGAATCTTTTGTTCTGGACCTGTATGTTGACATGTTAATTTCCGAAATCCAGCTGAATACCAAGAAAGAAAAATTGATGACGAAAATTGATAAAGCAATCGATGAACGAGACAAAATCCTGTTTTTAACCTTGACGGAAGAATTGAAAGATCTCAACAAACAATTCGGTACTTGA